One window of Verrucomicrobiia bacterium genomic DNA carries:
- a CDS encoding pyrrolo-quinoline quinone, translating to MRPFIVGLVLMVLLSLFSAPAQVSVLTSHNDNARTGLNAAETLLNTTNVNMYGFGRVFSQPVDGQVYAQPLYVPSVSIPGKGTHNVVFVATQHDSVYAFDADSNAGSNAPPVWRTSFIDPVAGITTVSPADASYPYGDCGTFSGEIGIVGTPVIDSASGTLYVVARTKEPTAPPGNLSLVQRQRLHALDITTGAEKPGSPILITATVPGTGDGASGGMVSFNPARELQRSALLESGGVVYIAWASYCDFNPYHGWILGYDAQSLQQVGVFNDSPNGSEGGIWMSGAGPAAAPDGTIYCITGNGTFDTSANPQDFGDSFLKLSQGTGITLTDYFTPYNQASLAAADEDLGSGGAVVLPDSVGSPAHPHLVIGCGKEGKIYLLDRDNMGHFNPAGDTQIIQTVLLGSTVFGIPACFNNQIFFQAVGQPLKAFAFANGLLGTSPVSQAGDTVTFRGATPSISANGTANGIAWELTPTPALGVAALHAYDAGNLANKIYDSYAALQAGAPDRISFVKFVVPTIAQGKVYVGAVDSLAVFGLRAMIWSFGRGPVPGTVQFVFSGPAGFNNVLQSSPDLVHWTNLSTGAPTGTGTFTYTDTVAAGNATKFYRVWAE from the coding sequence ATGCGCCCATTCATTGTTGGCCTTGTTTTGATGGTTCTACTCAGCTTGTTCAGCGCACCCGCCCAAGTCAGCGTATTGACCAGCCACAACGATAATGCCAGAACCGGCCTCAATGCGGCAGAGACCCTGCTCAACACGACGAATGTCAATATGTACGGCTTTGGCCGGGTATTCTCGCAACCTGTCGATGGCCAGGTCTATGCCCAGCCACTTTATGTTCCGAGTGTGAGTATTCCTGGCAAGGGAACACACAATGTTGTCTTTGTCGCGACCCAGCATGACAGCGTGTATGCATTTGATGCGGATTCGAATGCCGGTTCGAACGCGCCGCCGGTGTGGCGCACCAGTTTTATTGATCCCGTTGCAGGGATTACGACCGTCTCACCCGCCGACGCGAGTTATCCCTACGGTGATTGCGGGACATTCTCGGGCGAAATCGGGATTGTGGGCACGCCCGTAATCGACAGCGCCAGTGGCACGCTTTACGTCGTGGCACGCACAAAAGAGCCCACCGCTCCCCCTGGCAACCTTTCTTTGGTTCAAAGGCAACGATTGCACGCCCTGGACATTACGACAGGGGCTGAGAAGCCCGGGAGCCCGATCCTCATCACAGCAACAGTCCCGGGCACTGGCGATGGCGCCAGCGGTGGGATGGTCAGCTTCAACCCTGCGCGCGAGTTGCAACGCTCGGCGTTGCTGGAGAGCGGTGGGGTAGTCTATATCGCCTGGGCTTCGTACTGTGATTTCAATCCGTACCACGGCTGGATTCTAGGCTATGATGCTCAAAGCCTGCAGCAGGTCGGGGTCTTCAATGATAGTCCCAATGGCAGCGAAGGCGGCATCTGGATGTCCGGCGCGGGCCCTGCAGCGGCCCCTGACGGAACGATTTACTGCATCACTGGCAACGGCACGTTCGATACCTCGGCCAATCCACAGGATTTTGGCGATAGTTTCTTGAAGCTTTCCCAGGGAACAGGGATCACACTGACCGATTATTTCACGCCCTATAATCAGGCAAGCTTGGCCGCTGCAGACGAGGACCTCGGCTCTGGCGGAGCAGTGGTTTTGCCGGATTCAGTTGGCAGCCCGGCCCACCCGCACCTGGTGATTGGTTGCGGAAAAGAAGGAAAGATTTATCTGCTCGATAGGGACAACATGGGCCACTTCAACCCAGCGGGGGACACCCAGATTATCCAAACAGTCCTGCTCGGCTCGACCGTCTTTGGCATCCCAGCCTGCTTCAATAACCAAATCTTTTTCCAAGCCGTGGGCCAGCCGCTCAAGGCCTTTGCTTTCGCAAACGGGTTACTGGGAACTTCGCCGGTTTCGCAAGCGGGCGATACCGTTACGTTCCGCGGCGCTACTCCCAGCATTTCAGCCAACGGAACCGCCAACGGAATAGCATGGGAATTAACGCCCACGCCCGCCCTTGGAGTAGCCGCCCTGCACGCTTATGACGCCGGCAATCTGGCCAACAAAATCTATGATAGTTATGCCGCTTTGCAGGCCGGCGCGCCGGATCGAATCAGCTTCGTAAAGTTCGTCGTGCCGACGATTGCCCAGGGCAAAGTTTATGTGGGCGCCGTGGATTCGCTCGCCGTATTTGGGCTGCGCGCCATGATTTGGTCCTTTGGCCGCGGCCCGGTCCCGGGCACAGTCCAGTTTGTTTTTAGCGGCCCGGCAGGATTCAATAATGTCCTGCAAAGCTCGCCTGACTTGGTCCATTGGACCAACCTCAGCACAGGCGCCCCCACCGGCACGGGCACTTTCACCTACACCGACACAGTGGCAGCGGGAAACGCGACAAAGTTTTATCGAGTGTGGGCAGAGTAG